The Blastopirellula marina genome has a window encoding:
- a CDS encoding DUF1592 domain-containing protein produces the protein MKHPYLIATCLLGLSALALPLQYATAAENAHVRALFKTHCIECHGADAQEANLRLDTLVFPSASLDNAHVWSRVVNAVERGEMPPDTNEQPTAEEKKLLVQQIVETVTQAVPRPISLRRLNRKEYENTVHDLLGIDVPLVDLLPEDGKVQGFDKGIDGLSFSSVLLEEYLKAANVAFDATIRRIPPLPPETRRAELMQIKENIDSVDKNKGGVIEVDGSLVKFTPGWPPARIDDAHPIEDGVYRCRVAIWPHDPNDRTISVALYVGSLFGPDTQEFIGIFDATGTPQSPRVVEFTCRMEAGDTIHIVPRVWPEHVTWRDKHEKRPGVGIAWVETHGPLDQAFPSEATKRLFGDVESISMKEQWPVWMRHRKNVKGHIVESTQPKEDLERMLKNFIPRAFRRPVSDEEMQPFIDLAQNRLESGRTFEQAARTGVTAVMCAPQFLLINRDPVVDDYTIASRMSYFLWSTMPDEELLNLAAAGKLSDPVIRRQQVDRMIADPKIKNLVNDFTAQWLDLRDIEFTTPDKKLYPEYDPLLLEGMLGETRHFFEHVLQEDLSVMNFVDSDWTFLNQRMAGHYGLPKVEGHEHFRKVMLPEDCLRGGVLTQASVLKVTANGTTTSPVIRGVWVLDKILGRPAPPPPPGVPAVEPDIRGATTIREQLDKHRSIAECASCHKRIDPPGFALEEFDAIGGHRDFYRSIGDGEKIPDQKSYRKGPDVESSFEMADGRKFENFIQFRQQLVDDQPLVARAIAEKLLIYATGRKMGLPQREAADQIVAASSKNDHGLKSMIQAVVESDLFLAP, from the coding sequence TCGCTACCTGCCTGCTGGGGCTTTCTGCTCTCGCATTACCCTTACAGTATGCCACGGCGGCTGAGAACGCCCACGTGCGCGCGCTTTTCAAGACCCACTGCATCGAGTGCCACGGAGCAGACGCCCAGGAAGCCAACCTGCGATTAGACACGCTCGTGTTTCCTTCGGCATCACTCGACAACGCTCATGTCTGGTCGCGGGTGGTCAATGCCGTAGAGCGGGGAGAGATGCCGCCGGATACTAACGAGCAGCCCACGGCCGAAGAGAAGAAGTTGTTGGTTCAGCAGATTGTCGAAACGGTAACCCAGGCAGTCCCCCGTCCGATTTCTCTGCGTCGGCTCAATCGCAAAGAGTATGAAAACACCGTGCATGACCTGTTGGGGATCGATGTTCCACTGGTCGACCTTCTGCCGGAAGATGGCAAGGTCCAAGGCTTCGACAAAGGGATCGACGGGCTCAGTTTTTCTTCGGTGCTGTTGGAAGAGTATCTGAAAGCAGCGAACGTTGCATTTGATGCGACGATTCGTCGGATTCCGCCCCTTCCGCCTGAGACTCGCCGGGCGGAATTGATGCAGATCAAAGAGAATATCGACTCGGTTGACAAGAATAAGGGAGGCGTCATTGAGGTCGACGGTTCGTTGGTCAAGTTCACTCCTGGCTGGCCGCCGGCGCGGATTGATGACGCGCACCCGATTGAGGATGGTGTCTATCGCTGCCGTGTGGCGATTTGGCCGCACGATCCGAACGATCGAACGATCTCGGTCGCATTGTATGTTGGATCTCTGTTTGGCCCTGATACGCAAGAGTTTATCGGCATCTTTGACGCGACTGGCACGCCGCAGAGTCCGCGCGTCGTCGAATTCACGTGTCGGATGGAAGCAGGGGACACGATCCATATCGTACCGCGCGTATGGCCTGAGCACGTAACCTGGCGAGACAAGCACGAGAAACGCCCCGGGGTGGGAATAGCTTGGGTAGAAACGCATGGTCCGCTCGATCAGGCGTTTCCTTCCGAGGCGACCAAGAGACTGTTTGGCGATGTCGAGAGTATCTCGATGAAAGAACAGTGGCCTGTCTGGATGCGACACCGTAAGAACGTCAAAGGGCACATTGTCGAGTCGACACAGCCTAAGGAAGACCTCGAACGAATGCTGAAGAACTTCATTCCACGGGCTTTCCGACGCCCTGTATCCGACGAGGAAATGCAGCCGTTTATCGACCTGGCTCAGAATCGCCTGGAAAGCGGTCGCACCTTCGAACAGGCCGCACGTACCGGGGTGACCGCCGTGATGTGTGCCCCGCAGTTCTTGCTTATCAATCGAGACCCGGTCGTTGACGACTACACGATCGCATCGCGGATGTCGTACTTCCTTTGGTCGACGATGCCAGATGAGGAACTATTGAACCTGGCCGCCGCTGGCAAGCTGAGCGATCCGGTCATTCGTCGCCAGCAGGTCGATCGAATGATCGCGGATCCCAAGATTAAAAACCTGGTGAATGACTTTACGGCGCAGTGGCTCGATCTGCGAGATATCGAATTCACCACACCGGACAAGAAGCTTTACCCAGAATACGACCCCTTGCTGCTGGAAGGGATGTTGGGGGAAACGCGTCATTTCTTCGAGCATGTACTGCAGGAGGATTTGAGCGTGATGAACTTCGTCGACTCCGACTGGACGTTTCTCAATCAACGCATGGCCGGGCACTATGGTCTGCCAAAGGTCGAAGGGCACGAGCATTTCCGGAAGGTTATGCTGCCTGAAGATTGCCTTCGCGGCGGCGTGCTGACGCAAGCAAGCGTCTTGAAGGTAACGGCCAACGGCACGACCACATCGCCGGTAATTCGCGGCGTGTGGGTACTCGATAAGATACTCGGTCGGCCAGCTCCCCCACCGCCTCCTGGCGTTCCGGCGGTCGAGCCTGACATTCGTGGAGCAACAACGATTCGCGAGCAACTCGACAAGCATCGCAGCATTGCAGAGTGTGCGAGTTGCCATAAGCGGATCGACCCGCCCGGTTTCGCGCTGGAAGAGTTTGACGCGATTGGTGGGCATCGAGACTTTTATCGCTCGATTGGCGACGGAGAAAAGATTCCGGACCAGAAGTCGTACCGTAAAGGTCCCGATGTGGAATCGTCCTTTGAAATGGCCGATGGTCGTAAGTTCGAGAACTTCATCCAGTTTCGACAGCAATTGGTCGACGACCAACCGCTGGTGGCGCGCGCGATTGCCGAAAAACTGCTGATCTATGCTACCGGTCGCAAGATGGGACTTCCCCAACGCGAGGCCGCCGATCAGATTGTTGCCGCCTCGAGTAAGAACGACCATGGCCTCAAGTCGATGATTCAGGCCGTGGTGGAAAGTGACTTGTTCCTCGCTCCTTAG